DNA from Triticum aestivum cultivar Chinese Spring unplaced genomic scaffold, IWGSC CS RefSeq v2.1 scaffold100160, whole genome shotgun sequence:
TCAAAGTATATTTTTAAAGAATTCAATGTATTTAAAAAACCACATTTGTTTCCAAAAAttgttgaaaactttgaagaaaaaAGAAATTTGTCGCGATACATTGTACTTTAAAATTGGCACTGCAATATAGACGTACTGAGTAGGTAGCTAGTGTGATTACTCACTGAAAATTTTGTTCATTGTACATAAAAAAATTCAACGGGTATTTAAATGTTTTTTCAGCGCATATCACAAAAAATTTCAGTGACTAATCACAAAAATGGTTTGTCAGTTAAAATTGTTCaaattatattacaaaaatgtgcagtgtataaaatttgttcatcgtatatcacaaaaatgtataATATGTTTTAAATTATTTCAATGTATATCAGAAAAGTATTCGCTGTGTAGTTAAAAATTGGTCATCGTACACCTAAAAATTATTCAATTTATATTTGAAAATCGTTTGTCGTATATAAATTTTTTAATCATTTTTTCAATAATTGTTCACGATTTAGCAGTTTGTTTGAGTTTTAAATTTCTTCAAGAAAACATTGTTCATGTTTTTGAACGAATATTTCAAAAAAGGATCTGTCGCTGACCGTACTACTTTAAATTTACGCTGTACTACAGTACCTTTCCCaatccctagctgcactggctggCGTCGCATCTATCCAGCGAAAGGTCGCGTGTTCGAATCCCTCCGTCGGCACAAAAacttttcttttttgaattttaCGGCACAACTTTTTAGTTCGTTAATTTCTATTCCGTACGTTCGCCCGTTTAGGCGAGCCCTACGCAGAAGGTCAGGAGCTCCCGTCCGCAGTTCTGCAGCAAAGAGCGACAGAAAAAAAAAGACagatttttttgagcaaacaaaaaaataaatgggctggcccagcgcGGACAGGTGCTCCTTGGCCCACCAGCTAGACAAATCCTGGTTGACATTTGTCAGGGTTTGATTTAGACCAGGATTATATAGTTCAAggtgcaatcgaccgggatttcGACTTGAGCGTTCCTTTCGTCGAATGTCTACGAGTCGAGGGTTTAAAATGGACCTTTTCCCGTACGCACTTCCATTTGGCTTCAACTTCACGGGCGGCTACTAGTGCCCATCAGTGCGCGCGTACTGCTACTCCTGTGGGCCCGTCCCCGCCGGTGGTCACGTTTTGCAAGCCAGCAGGGTCACGAGGAGCACAGCGGTGCTCAAAACCACTACTTTCCGCACGCTCCTCCCACACCCACATGATGAATATGGAGGCTTCCACGTCCAAATTATCTAGGAAAAAAAAGTCTATTTTAAAGCCTGAATTGGTAGAGATTCGGCGAAAGGAACCCCAACATCCAAATCCCTGCCGATTGGGCCCCTGATCCCGGTCCAAATCAAACCTTGGGGGCGGTTTCATGCTAATAGGCGCTGGCGTGGCAGTGGTCAGCCAGGATTCTGACCGGTGGGGCCCGCTATCGTCGACGAAGACCAAGTCTTAATGGCACCCCCCATGTATCGAGCGAGTGGGGAACGAAACTAGGGTTCGTCCGCGCGTTGTGAAATCAGAGCGGAGCGGAGCGGAGGAGAAATCTGAGCATGGCGGCGGAGAGGGGGGTGTCATGGTCGTCGGGTGCTGCGCCCGCTCCCGGATTCCGTCGAGCTgcaggaaggaaggaggaggagccGCGCTCGCCGGTGCGCCACCGCGAGAACCCGATGTGCCACTGCAACCCTCCGAGGAAGGCGCCAAGATGGATCTCCTGGAGCCGACAGAACCCTGGCAGGAGGTACTATTGCTGCGTGGATGCTATGGTGAGAATCAATTTTGCCCTATTTTTCTTGCGTGTAATTGAATTCTTCTCATCTTTCTTCTCCTCTGTGAAATGATCTGCAAGTGAATGCACGGGAGGAGGGAAGCCCGGTCAGGAATCTTGGACCAGTGTTGAATTGAAACAGGAACAAAATGCAGAGAGGCAATTGGGGAAAGATGAATCCGCTGGTAAGATTTTGCTGCTGATTCGGTGGAGAGATGAACAAAATGGAGAGTAAATACAATACAATCAACCAAGCTTGGAGTTCCCGAGATGAGGTGACATTGCTACTACTACCAGGAAAGATTGATGTTAGAGGAGCACATACATGGAAGGGGAGCGGCGACgccattgctgctgctgctgctgctctcgaGAGAGAGAGTGGAGACAGAGATCTGTGTCCCTGTCTCTGTTGTCTGGAGGAGGGAGCGGAAGCCGGAAGGGAATGGGGGATTGGGTTGTGAGACGAACATCCACCTCTCGCTCTATTTATAGGATAggatgggaggaggaggaagaagaagaagatccaaCCCAGACCGGCCGTGCCTTGGGGTGGCGCTGAGTTAGGAGGCACGATCTCAATGCGCTTTACAAAATCTTTCCATTATTTTATCCTCATTAGTGTGCTATGTAGTATTTATTTGTATAAATTGCCGACATTAACTAGTTTCCTGCTGCGTTACGAGCGAGTCGTCTAACATCTTTGGCTTTTCGACGCCTAATCTTACTTAATCTTGATGCATGCAATGCATGCGCATGGAGCCAAGCAAGGAAGGCAGTGCTGCACTGCTGCTGTCTTGTTCACTCATGCGTGCATGTCGTCGTCACGGACGCATGCAGCACTTCCATTTGGCTTCAACTTCACGGGTGGATAGTACTACCCATCAGTGCGCGCGTACTGCTACTGACTCTTGTGGGCCCGCCCCCGCCGGTGGTCACGTTTTGCAAGCCAGGAGGGTCACGAGGAGCACAGCGGTGCTCAAAAATGACTACTTTCCGcacgctcacacacacacacacaggatgGATATGGAGTGATCACCGCGGCTTCCACGTCCaaattatctctactcttataaaaagcagagatGGTGATGCCTGCCATCCTGGAATATACgtcgtccaatctatatctaacggatagaaagGATACTATTAAAATTTACTCGCACTcctctccatatttgcagataataagacattccctcgttcatccttttcttccataagatcttgatgttccatgcaacgcactgGCATCTCGCTAGTCTAAGGAAAAAAAGTCTATTTTAAACCCTGAATTGGTAGAGATCCGGCGAAATGAACCCCAACGTCCAAATCCCTGCCGATTGCACCCCTAATCTATCCGATCCCGGTCCAAATCAAACCCTTGGGGCGGTTTCATGCTAATAGGCGCTGGCGTGGCAGTGGTCAGCCAGGattctgactggtgggtcccgctatCGTCGACGAAGGCCAAGTCTTAGTGGCACCGCCCCCCCCGCATTTATCGTGCGAGTGGGGAACGAAAATAGGGTTCGTCCGCGCGGTGTGAAATCAGAGCGGAGCGCAGCGGAGCGGAGGAGAAATCTGAGCGTGGCGGCGGGGAGGGGGATGTCGTGGTCGTCGAGTGCTGCGTCCGCTCCCGGATCCCGTCAAGCTGTAGGAAGGAGCGGGGATGAGTCGCGCTCGCAGGTGCGCCACCGCGAGAACCCAATGTGCCGCTGCAACCCTCCGAGGAAGGCGCCAAGATGGATCTCATGGAGCCGGCAGAACCCTGGGAGGAGGTACTATTGCTGCGTGGATGCTATGGTGAGAATCAATTTTTGCCCTGTTTTTCTTGCGTGTAATTGAATTCTTCTCGTATTTCTTCTCCTCTGTGAAATGATTCCTTTTTTGGAAATATTTTTGTGCGTCTTAACAGCATGGTGGCTGCGGATTTGTGGAGTGGCATGATGATCCTTTGCCGAAATTTTTGAGTGAGCTGATTGGGGATCTGCGTGATGAAGTCCGGAGGCTTAAAGGTGCTGCAAATGTTGCTCGATCTGGCGATCAATTTGCAATGGTAGCTTCCAGTGAAGATCAAGCCACAAGGGAGGCCATGGTTCTATCTCCGCAAGAGCAACCGAGAGAGAAGAATGAAGAGATGGCTGGGATTAGGGCCAAATGTCATAGTGTGGTGTTTCTTTTTACTATATTTGTGCTTGGTTTCGTTGCAGGCAAGATGTTAAGTTAGTTCTTGGTTTAGTTGCATCCAAATCTAATTGCAGTGGAGTGTCTGGTTTAGTTGAATGTGTACTGGACAAGTTACGTTAGTTCTTGCTTAATGTGTGATGGATCAGTTAAGTTGTCTTTGTATGCAATGAGACTGAGTTTGTGGTAATTAAATGGTTTGAATCTTTTCAGAAAGTTTGAATTATAAAATCATTGCAAATGAGTTTGTCTTAAGTTCTTTCTTAATGACATTTGTTTACTGAATCCATCTAACTCAAATCAAACTGGCAAACAGAATAACACATAAACCTGGAGATATAACATCCATACCAAATGAACTACATACTTAAACTTGGGCATGTTTGCATCACAAGTGTTTGCAACATGTAGCAAACCCGATACATGATTGTTTTCAGGCATTCACAAAAGAGATGTTTGCACCATTACATTAAAAGTGTTTTaaacacttcaacatcaacaaaagTACTAGAACTGGCAAGCTGGAGCCATAACTAGTAGTTTCCACTGCAAGTGAAGTATTTGTAGCTTGGCACTGAGGATGCATCCTTTCTTCTTACTCTCTTAGCTCCAGTTCCTCTCACTGAAGTCCCCGTCCATCGTTTACTCCCTCGGTGTGCTtaattaggcgaagccctgtggagatcgcatcaccatcaccgtcaccacgccgccgtgttgctgtaactcatctactacttcgctcgtcttgctgcatcaagaaggcgaggacgtcaccgagctgaacgtgtgcagaacgcggaggtgtcgtgtgttcgatacttgatcggttggagcgcgaaaaaattcgactacaccaaccgcagtgtgaaacgcttccgcttacggtctacgagggtacgtagacacacgctcccctctcgttgctatacatctccttgatagatcttgggtgtgcgtagacactttttgttttccatgcaacgtttctcAACATGTCGACCCTCAAAATGTCAAGGACAAGAATTGGCtactccaagactctacattttttgtttagtgatccaagatcacattgagtcccttaggaaagccaatactattaaaagggacgAGGTATTGTTAATGAGGTtgttgctcaaatgcttagtgatattgctaaAAAAACCAATCACTTCCTCAAATCACATCTCTCCAAAACCCTAAATattcatttcggtcccaccgatatcACCTACTTCGGACCCACCGAAATGACCATTTCGTTGCCACAgccaaaaccctagcaattcggtttgaccgaaaaggacctcggtcccaccgagatggcatTGCCAAGTTTCTGTGATGACATTGTTTTACTTTGGAATCACATTGAAACAATCAGAAATTTCAAGACTGAGTTCTAGCCTAGCCATTGCACTTTGgtcccaccaagttgttccacttcagtcccaccgaaaatcccagcgttcatatcttttacactaatcgatctcaccgagttttacattcggtctcaccgatttaggtcaaaagtgtgtaacggttggatttggggTGAAGGCTATTTATATCCCTTCACCCTGACCTACtctctaagagagccatcagaacggaacacaacttccaccattcattttctgagaaagaaccacctactcacatgttgagatcaagagattccattcctaccatttgaagcTTAATTTCTAGCCTACTCAAGTTGCTTTacactccaatccttctcctacccaagccaaatctgtgagagagatattgagtgttgaggagactatcatttgaagcataaaagcaaggagttcatcacaagagcaaggagttcatcaccaacacaacatgtattaccttttggggagtggtgtctcctagattggttaggtgtcacttggaagcctcgagatcatgtggagttgaaccaaggagtttgtaagggcaaggatatcgcctacttcgtgaagatctatccgaGTGAAGCTAGTCCTTCATGGACggaagccatggtggaatagacaaggtggCTTCTTCATggccccttcgtgggtggagccctctgtggactcgggtaaccgttaccctccgtgggttgaagtctccatcaacgtgggcgtgcgatagcaccacatatcgaaaccacgccataaatcatcgtgtcttcattgcgtttgaaaTCTTCAATCCCTCATTTACttacatgtgcaatgttttactttccgctgctacactcttagaattgcatgtgtaggatgATACTAGACTTGGTAGAATTGCTAAAATTTGCCCACAACTAAATTTGGGAAAAAATaatagattttatttggtcaagcagTCTAATCACTCTCCCCtccctagacatactttcaatcctacaagggCGAGTTCAAGAAAATGGCTTTCTCGGGGGTTGTCCGAGTCCCGCCGCCCACTTGCGAACTCTTTTAGGTGCTCATGCAACAGTGGAGCTATGTACGTTNNNNNNNNNNNNNNNNNNNNNNNNNNNNNNNNNNNNNNNNNNNNNNNNNNNNNNNNNNNNNNNNNNNNNNNNNNNNNNNNNNNNNNNNNNNNNNNNNNNNNNNNNNNNNNNNNNNNNNNNNNNNNNNNNNNNNNNNNNNNNNNNNNNNNNNNNNNNNNNNNNNNNNNNNNNNNNNNNNNNNNNNNNNNNNNNNNNNNNNNNNNNNNNNNNNNNNNNNNNNNNNNNNNNNNNNNNNNNNNNNNNNNNNNNNNNNNNNNNNNNNNNNNNNNNNNNNNNNNNNNNNNNNNNNNNNNNNNNNNNTGTATTTTATATTTGGCCCCCCAATCGATGTTGTCTAGCTCGGCCACTATGCTCAAGGATGGTTAGTGCATCAACAAGGAGAGCTCTTTGGAGTTGTTGCTCTTTGAAGATGACCAGTGTTGGTTGAGACGTGGCTTTGTTAGTCGGTTTAGGATAGGCTCTTATGTCGTTGTGGTTGTTTTGTGTGCGTTCGAGTTGGAGTGGATTTGCTTGTCACCGGGTTATGGTGGGAGCTTGTCGGTCTTTCTTGTAATTTACCCTCGTCTTTCTGTAAAGCTAAGACATGCAATTTGCATGCCCTCAAAAGAAAAAACCATTGTAGTGCacaatgtactactccctccgatcaTAAATAAGCGTGGTGGTTTTAGTTCAGATTCGGAGGGTGTACAAAGCAAAACATAATTTGCACTTACACATTAACAGCACATAACTTGCACTTACACATTAACAGCACAAGCGTACAACAGaaccaaaacaaaagaaaacaaacaaaatttGGAACATTGAGCAGACAAGGAGATCACTTCTCCAAATCAACACAAAATTCAGCAATGGCAAACACATGGATGGCCTACTTCTAATGCTCAATAAGAATCAGATAGGCATGCAACTGCAGCTCGTCTTACACACGCGCGACACAACTTACTTTTCATGCATGCATGCTCATGACAGCAATGGTGGTGCCTAGTTTGGGGAGACCCCATCCAATCCAATCCACAATGGGCTAATCCACGGAGAAGGTGGGCAAAAAGAGATCAACTGGTACTCACAAAATTCAAATCTGACATTGCAAAAAGAACAACAACAATAATGCCACCACACTGAGGTGCCGACCAGCCAAACCCAGAACAACTTGTGACCGACCAGCACTAGCCACAACCAAATCTCATCTCCATCTGGTGCAAACACATACACATCAACCTCAGGTAAAAGCAAAAACATATATTAATAATTCATCACAAAAACACACTTTCTGTAACTGACGCCAAATACACACCGCTTCTTCTTCGACTCGACAGTAAGACGGCTCTCCTATATATCCCTATATCCACTTTCGGTTTCTCGACGCAAAGCTAAGTATCACAGCAAATGAAAAGATCGACCTTTGGTGTAAAAAAGAAAGTAACTATGATCTAGAATTGTCTCCTGTAGATGTTCAGGCTGTTGCTGGTGCCGCCGCCCAGCATGATGTTGATGGAGGAAGCACCCTCCGTTCCATGGGCAGGGAATGGATCCTCCGAACCGTATCCGAATGGAGAGGCGGCCTGGGTTGCTGCTACGAGGCCGTGGCAGTAAGTGTCTTGGTCTGTCTGACAGGGTGTCCCTTCGCAGTATAGCCCCTCAAAATCGCCCATTCGCTCCCACGATGAGAACGAGAACGGCCCGGACATGCCACAGTCGGTCAGCCTCCACTGGGGCATGTGGGGACGAGAGGCCCGTGCCAGCGGTGACCGGCTTCCATATGGATAGGCGTCTCCTCCTGCTCCTTGCGCGCCTGGAGCCGGCTCGTGATCCACAAAATCACCCCGATGGCCGCGGCCTCTATGGCCGTTCCACATTAGCTGGCGGGGTTCATCGCAATCTTCGCCTATGAGGACATGAAGGGCGACAGCCTCGGCTATCGCAGCCCCTTCGTCATCCAGCCTCCTCTGCTCCTCCTGTTTCTGCTGCCGCTTCTTTTCCAGCTCTGAAATGATCGCTGCGGAGTTTGCGAGTGCTTTCTCCAGCCGGCGCCTCTTCTTCTCAGCCTGCTTCTGCCG
Protein-coding regions in this window:
- the LOC123172576 gene encoding uncharacterized protein, whose protein sequence is MSWSSSAASAPGSRQAVGRSGDESRSQVRHRENPMCRCNPPRKAPRWISWSRQNPGRRYYCCVDAMHGGCGFVEWHDDPLPKFLSELIGDLRDEVRRLKGAANVARSGDQFAMVASSEDQATREAMVLSPQEQPREKNEEMAGIRAKCHSVVFLFTIFVLGFVAGKMLS
- the LOC123172577 gene encoding uncharacterized protein, giving the protein MDRAGGNQAGQVSKKGKKKHAKDESDRQKQAEKKRRRLEKALANSAAIISELEKKRQQKQEEQRRLDDEGAAIAEAVALHVLIGEDCDEPRQLMWNGHRGRGHRGDFVDHEPAPGAQGAGGDAYPYGSRSPLARASRPHMPQWRLTDCGMSGPFSFSSWERMGDFEGLYCEGTPCQTDQDTYCHGLVAATQAASPFGYGSEDPFPAHGTEGASSINIMLGGGTSNSLNIYRRQF